A single Rubrivivax gelatinosus IL144 DNA region contains:
- the ilvC gene encoding ketol-acid reductoisomerase — protein sequence MKVYYDKDADLSLIKGKNVTIIGYGSQGHAHAQNLNDSGCKVTVGLRRSGASWAKAEAAGLKVAEVAEAVKAADVVMILLPDEQIASVYANDVEPNIREGASLAFAHGFNVHYNQVVPRADLDVWMVAPKAPGHTVRNTYKQGGGVPHLIAVHADKSGKARDLALSYAAANGGGKAGIIETSFREETETDLFGEQAVLCGGTVELIKAGFETLVEAGYAPEMAYFECLHELKLIVDLIYEGGIGNMNYSISNNAEYGEYVTGPRVVTEDTKNAMRQALKDIQTGEYAKSFILENKAGAPTLTSRRRLTAEHPIEVVGEKLRAMMPWIKANKLVDKSRN from the coding sequence ATGAAGGTCTATTACGACAAGGACGCCGACCTGAGCCTCATCAAGGGCAAGAACGTCACCATCATCGGCTACGGCTCGCAGGGCCACGCCCACGCGCAGAACCTGAACGACAGCGGCTGCAAGGTCACCGTCGGCCTGCGCCGTAGCGGCGCGAGCTGGGCCAAGGCCGAAGCCGCCGGCCTGAAGGTCGCCGAGGTCGCCGAGGCCGTGAAGGCCGCCGACGTCGTCATGATCCTGCTGCCCGACGAGCAGATCGCCAGCGTCTACGCCAACGACGTCGAGCCGAACATCCGCGAAGGCGCGTCGCTCGCGTTCGCGCACGGCTTCAACGTGCACTACAACCAGGTCGTGCCGCGTGCCGACCTCGATGTCTGGATGGTCGCGCCCAAGGCCCCGGGCCACACGGTGCGCAACACCTACAAGCAGGGCGGCGGCGTGCCGCACCTGATCGCCGTGCACGCCGACAAGTCGGGCAAGGCGCGCGACCTGGCGCTGTCCTACGCCGCGGCCAACGGCGGCGGCAAGGCCGGCATCATCGAGACCAGCTTCCGCGAAGAGACCGAGACCGACCTGTTCGGCGAACAGGCCGTGCTCTGCGGCGGCACCGTCGAGCTGATCAAGGCCGGCTTCGAGACGCTGGTTGAAGCCGGCTACGCGCCCGAGATGGCGTACTTCGAGTGCCTGCACGAGCTGAAGCTGATCGTCGACCTGATCTACGAAGGCGGCATCGGCAACATGAACTACTCGATCTCGAACAACGCCGAATACGGCGAGTACGTGACCGGGCCGCGTGTCGTCACCGAAGACACCAAGAACGCCATGCGCCAGGCGCTCAAGGACATCCAGACCGGCGAGTACGCCAAGAGCTTCATCCTCGAGAACAAGGCCGGCGCCCCGACGCTGACCTCGCGCCGCCGCCTGACCGCCGAGCACCCGATCGAGGTCGTCGGCGAGAAGCTGCGCGCGATGATGCCGTGGATCAAGGCCAACAAGCTGGTCGACAAGTCCCGCAACTGA
- a CDS encoding IclR family transcriptional regulator codes for MTTKDQQTPTIQVLERAFALLDMLAAHPDPVSLKEISERTGLHPSTAHRILNDLTIGRLVDRPQAGSYRLGMRLLELGNLVKARLDVRDAALGPMRELHKLTHQPVNLSVRQGDEIVYIERTYSERSGMQVVRAVGGRAPLHLTSVGKLFLAHEDPQRVRTYATRTGLTGHTRNSITDVARLERELAAVRAQGSARDDEELELGVRCMAAGIYDDQGKLVAGLSVSAPSDRLEEGWLEKVRTTAAQISSALGYRG; via the coding sequence ATGACGACCAAGGATCAGCAGACCCCGACCATCCAGGTGCTCGAGCGCGCGTTCGCGCTGCTCGACATGCTGGCCGCACACCCGGACCCGGTCTCGCTGAAAGAGATCAGCGAACGCACCGGACTGCATCCTTCGACCGCGCACCGCATCCTCAACGACCTGACGATCGGCCGCCTCGTCGACCGCCCGCAGGCCGGCAGCTATCGGCTGGGCATGCGACTGCTCGAACTGGGCAACCTCGTGAAGGCGCGGCTGGACGTGCGCGACGCGGCGCTCGGCCCGATGCGCGAGCTGCACAAGCTGACGCACCAGCCGGTCAACCTGTCGGTGCGCCAGGGCGACGAGATCGTCTACATCGAACGCACCTACAGCGAACGCTCGGGCATGCAGGTCGTGCGCGCCGTCGGCGGCCGTGCGCCGCTGCACCTCACCTCGGTCGGCAAGCTCTTCCTCGCCCACGAAGACCCGCAGCGCGTGCGCACCTATGCGACGCGCACCGGCCTGACCGGCCACACGCGCAACAGCATCACCGACGTCGCCCGCCTGGAGCGCGAACTCGCCGCGGTGCGCGCCCAGGGCAGCGCACGCGACGACGAAGAGCTGGAGCTGGGCGTGCGCTGCATGGCCGCCGGCATCTACGACGACCAGGGCAAGCTGGTGGCGGGACTGTCGGTGTCGGCGCCGTCCGACCGGCTCGAGGAAGGCTGGCTGGAGAAGGTGCGCACGACCGCGGCGCAGATCTCCTCAGCGCTCGGCTACCGGGGCTGA
- the ilvN gene encoding acetolactate synthase small subunit has translation MKHIIAVLLENEAGALSRVVALFSARGYNIESLTVAPTEDPSMSRMTIVTTGSDDVIEQITKHLNRLIEVVKVVDLTEGSFVERELMLIKVRAVGKEREEMKRMAEIFRGRIIDVTEKSYTIELTGDSSKLDAFLVAIDRAAILETVRTGASGIGRGERILRI, from the coding sequence ATGAAACACATCATCGCGGTGCTGCTCGAGAACGAAGCCGGCGCCCTGTCCCGTGTCGTCGCGCTGTTCTCGGCGCGCGGCTACAACATCGAGAGCCTGACGGTCGCGCCGACCGAAGACCCGTCGATGTCGCGCATGACCATCGTCACCACCGGCAGCGACGACGTCATCGAGCAGATCACCAAGCACCTGAACCGGCTGATCGAGGTCGTCAAGGTCGTCGACCTGACCGAAGGCAGCTTCGTCGAGCGCGAGCTCATGCTCATCAAGGTGCGCGCCGTCGGCAAGGAACGCGAGGAGATGAAGCGCATGGCGGAGATCTTCCGCGGCCGCATCATCGACGTCACCGAGAAGAGCTACACGATCGAGCTGACGGGTGACTCGTCCAAGCTCGACGCCTTCCTCGTCGCGATCGACCGCGCGGCGATCCTGGAAACCGTGCGCACCGGCGCCAGCGGCATCGGCCGCGGCGAAAGAATCCTGCGCATCTGA
- a CDS encoding 2-isopropylmalate synthase gives MTDKLIIFDTTLRDGEQSPGASMTRDEKLRIARQLERLRVDVIEAGFAASSNGDFEAVRAIAQAVRESTVCSLARANDRDISRAAEALRPAARSRIHTFIATSELHMEKKLRMTREQVLEQARLAVRFARNLCDDIEFSPEDGYRSDPEFLCQVIETVIAEGATTINIPDTVGYAIPELYGHFIRMLRERVPNSDKAVWSVHCHNDLGMAVANSLAGVKIGGARQIECTINGLGERAGNCSLEEVVMAVKTRRDHFGLDVGIDTHQIVPASRMVSQTTGFVVQPNKAIVGANAFAHASGIHQDGVLKARDTYEIMRAEDVGWTANKIVLGKLSGRNAFKQRLQELGIEMASEAEVNAAFARFKDLADRKSEIFDEDIIALVGDESVTAVQEHYRLLSLAQRSETGERPHATIAFAAGDVEYRVESEGNGPVDATLKAIESKVCSGAEMVLYSVNAITSGSTESQGEVTVRLQHSGRIVNGVGSDPDIVVASAKAYLAALSKLQSNAERVPAQS, from the coding sequence ATGACCGACAAGCTCATCATCTTCGACACCACGCTTCGTGACGGCGAACAGTCTCCCGGCGCCTCGATGACGCGCGACGAGAAGCTGCGCATCGCCCGCCAGCTCGAGCGCCTGCGTGTCGACGTGATCGAGGCCGGTTTCGCGGCGTCGAGCAACGGCGACTTCGAGGCCGTGCGCGCCATCGCCCAGGCGGTGCGCGAGTCGACGGTGTGCTCGCTGGCGCGGGCCAACGACCGCGACATCTCGCGCGCCGCCGAGGCGCTGCGCCCGGCGGCGCGTTCGCGCATTCACACCTTCATCGCCACCAGCGAGCTGCACATGGAGAAGAAGCTGCGCATGACGCGCGAGCAGGTGCTCGAGCAGGCGCGGCTGGCGGTGCGTTTCGCGCGCAACCTCTGCGATGACATCGAGTTCAGCCCCGAGGACGGCTACCGCTCCGACCCCGAGTTCCTGTGCCAGGTCATCGAGACCGTCATCGCCGAAGGCGCGACGACGATCAACATCCCCGACACCGTCGGCTACGCGATCCCCGAGCTCTACGGCCACTTCATCCGCATGCTGCGCGAGCGCGTGCCCAACAGCGACAAGGCGGTGTGGTCGGTGCACTGCCACAACGACCTGGGCATGGCGGTGGCCAACTCGCTGGCCGGCGTGAAGATCGGCGGCGCGCGCCAGATCGAATGCACGATCAACGGCCTGGGCGAACGCGCCGGCAACTGCAGCCTGGAAGAAGTCGTGATGGCGGTGAAGACCCGCCGCGACCACTTCGGCCTCGACGTCGGCATCGACACCCACCAGATCGTGCCGGCCTCGCGCATGGTCAGCCAGACCACCGGCTTCGTCGTCCAGCCGAACAAGGCGATCGTCGGCGCCAACGCCTTCGCCCATGCCAGCGGCATCCACCAGGACGGCGTGCTGAAGGCCCGCGACACCTACGAGATCATGCGTGCCGAGGACGTGGGCTGGACGGCCAACAAGATCGTGCTCGGCAAGCTCTCGGGCCGCAACGCGTTCAAGCAGCGGCTGCAGGAGCTCGGCATCGAGATGGCCTCCGAAGCCGAGGTCAACGCCGCCTTCGCGCGCTTCAAGGATCTGGCCGACCGCAAGAGCGAGATCTTCGACGAGGACATCATCGCCCTGGTCGGCGACGAGAGCGTCACCGCGGTGCAGGAGCACTACCGCCTGCTGTCGCTGGCGCAGCGCTCCGAGACCGGCGAGCGTCCGCACGCGACGATCGCGTTCGCTGCCGGCGACGTCGAGTACCGCGTCGAGAGCGAAGGCAACGGCCCGGTCGACGCGACGCTGAAGGCGATCGAGTCGAAGGTCTGCAGTGGCGCCGAAATGGTGCTCTATTCGGTCAATGCGATCACCTCGGGCAGCACAGAATCCCAGGGCGAGGTGACCGTTCGGTTGCAGCACAGCGGGCGCATCGTCAACGGGGTGGGTTCCGATCCGGACATCGTCGTCGCGTCGGCGAAGGCCTACCTCGCGGCGTTGAGCAAGCTGCAGAGCAACGCCGAGCGTGTCCCGGCGCAAAGCTGA
- the pssA gene encoding CDP-diacylglycerol--serine O-phosphatidyltransferase — protein MTDDTQVPGDDDVEVDAVVARRPRRGLYVLPNAITLAALFSGFYGVVMAINGRFEAAAIAIFCAAVLDAMDGRVARMTRTQSAFGEQMDSLSDMVSFGAAPALIVYVWALKDLGKLGWIPAFVYVAGAALRLARFNVNIGVVDRRFFQGLPSPAAAALVVGMVWVFDDAGFRDVYSISWLEWTAFAVTLYAGLSMVTNAPFYSFKTIGGRRTVPFVVLVAVMLAIALIALDPPRVLFGVFVLYGLSGYAVFAWRRFKGQPASVISTSTDDPDEKGLHP, from the coding sequence ATGACCGACGATACCCAGGTTCCCGGCGACGATGACGTCGAGGTCGACGCCGTTGTCGCACGCCGGCCGCGCCGCGGCCTCTACGTGCTGCCCAACGCGATCACGCTGGCGGCGCTGTTCTCCGGCTTCTACGGCGTCGTGATGGCGATCAACGGCCGCTTCGAGGCCGCCGCGATCGCGATCTTCTGTGCCGCCGTGCTCGACGCGATGGACGGCCGCGTGGCGCGCATGACGCGCACGCAGAGCGCCTTCGGCGAGCAGATGGACAGCCTCTCGGACATGGTCTCGTTCGGCGCCGCGCCGGCCTTGATCGTCTACGTCTGGGCCTTGAAGGACCTGGGCAAGCTGGGCTGGATCCCGGCCTTCGTCTACGTCGCCGGCGCCGCGCTGCGGCTGGCGCGCTTCAACGTCAACATCGGCGTCGTCGACCGGCGCTTCTTCCAGGGCCTGCCCAGCCCGGCGGCCGCGGCGCTGGTCGTCGGCATGGTCTGGGTCTTCGACGATGCGGGCTTTCGCGACGTCTACTCGATCTCCTGGCTCGAATGGACGGCGTTCGCCGTCACGCTCTACGCCGGGCTGTCGATGGTGACCAACGCGCCGTTCTACAGCTTCAAGACCATCGGCGGCCGGCGCACCGTGCCCTTCGTCGTGCTGGTCGCGGTGATGCTGGCGATCGCGCTGATCGCGCTCGACCCGCCGCGCGTGCTGTTCGGTGTCTTTGTGCTCTACGGGCTGTCGGGTTACGCGGTATTCGCCTGGCGGCGCTTCAAGGGCCAGCCGGCGAGCGTGATCTCGACCTCGACCGACGATCCCGACGAGAAGGGCCTGCATCCGTGA
- the hpnD gene encoding presqualene diphosphate synthase HpnD: protein MTPSEYVQKRAAGSGSSFYYAFLFLPPAERAAITAFYAFCREVDDVVDEMQDPSVAAQKLQWWRREVDAAFAGQPTHPVMLALMPLAPQFRIEAAHLQAVIEGCQMDLEQTRFLDFPALARYCHLVAGVVGEVAANIFGRSSEQTVRYAHTLGRALQLTNIIRDVGDDARRGRIYLPVSELQRFDVKAHEILKREAPWGYSERFTALMRFQAERAHATYDEALALLPEADRAKQKTGLMMANIYRALLREIEAGGFQVLHQRTSLTPLRKLWIAARTHVLAR from the coding sequence ATGACACCGTCCGAGTACGTGCAGAAGCGGGCCGCCGGCAGCGGCTCGTCGTTCTATTACGCCTTCCTCTTCCTGCCGCCGGCCGAACGCGCCGCGATCACCGCCTTCTACGCCTTCTGCCGCGAGGTCGACGACGTCGTCGACGAGATGCAGGACCCGTCGGTGGCGGCGCAGAAGCTGCAGTGGTGGCGGCGCGAGGTCGACGCCGCCTTCGCAGGCCAGCCCACGCACCCGGTGATGCTGGCGCTGATGCCGCTGGCGCCGCAGTTCCGCATCGAGGCCGCGCACCTGCAGGCGGTCATCGAAGGCTGCCAGATGGACCTGGAGCAGACGCGTTTCCTCGACTTCCCGGCGCTGGCACGTTACTGCCACCTGGTGGCCGGCGTCGTCGGCGAGGTCGCGGCCAACATCTTCGGCCGCAGCAGCGAGCAGACCGTGCGCTACGCGCACACGCTGGGCCGCGCGCTGCAGCTCACGAACATCATCCGCGACGTCGGCGACGACGCCCGCCGGGGCCGCATCTATCTGCCGGTGTCCGAGCTGCAGCGCTTCGACGTCAAGGCGCACGAGATCCTCAAGCGCGAAGCGCCTTGGGGCTACAGCGAACGCTTCACGGCCCTGATGCGCTTCCAGGCCGAACGTGCGCACGCCACCTACGACGAGGCGCTGGCGCTGCTGCCCGAGGCCGACCGGGCGAAGCAGAAGACCGGGCTGATGATGGCCAACATCTACCGCGCACTGCTGCGCGAGATCGAGGCCGGCGGCTTCCAGGTGCTGCACCAGCGCACCTCGCTGACGCCGCTGCGCAAGCTGTGGATCGCGGCGCGCACCCACGTGCTGGCGCGGTGA
- the hpnC gene encoding squalene synthase HpnC, translating into MSVDHYENFPVASVLCPPTIRPAVVAIYHFARTADDIADEGAAPPAERHAALAAYRADLQAVERGAAPSARWAPVFAPLAAAMERYALPPIWLHRLLDAFVQDVDNPAYADRAQILRYCSRSADPVGRLLLHLYGVHDAESERRADAICTGLQLANFWQDLGLDASRGRVYLPHDELAAAGITLDEVLARQDTPALRRLVHELCAWAESLLRDGAPLALDVPGRAGWELRLVVQGGLRVLERIARMNHATISARPTLGATDLPALLWRAATMRRPR; encoded by the coding sequence GTGAGCGTCGATCACTACGAGAACTTCCCTGTCGCGTCGGTGTTGTGCCCGCCGACGATCCGGCCCGCCGTCGTGGCCATCTACCACTTCGCGCGCACGGCCGACGACATCGCCGACGAAGGCGCGGCCCCGCCGGCCGAGCGCCACGCGGCGCTGGCCGCCTACCGCGCCGACCTGCAGGCCGTCGAGCGCGGCGCTGCACCCAGCGCCCGCTGGGCGCCGGTCTTCGCACCGCTGGCGGCGGCGATGGAGCGCTACGCGCTGCCGCCGATCTGGCTGCACCGGCTGCTCGACGCCTTCGTGCAGGACGTCGACAACCCGGCTTACGCCGACCGCGCGCAGATCCTGCGGTACTGCAGCCGATCGGCCGACCCGGTCGGCCGCTTGCTGCTGCACCTGTACGGCGTGCACGACGCCGAGTCCGAACGCCGCGCCGACGCGATCTGCACCGGCCTGCAGCTCGCCAACTTCTGGCAGGACCTGGGCCTGGACGCCTCGCGCGGCCGCGTCTACCTGCCGCACGACGAACTGGCGGCCGCCGGCATCACGCTCGACGAGGTGCTGGCACGGCAGGACACGCCGGCGCTGCGCCGCCTGGTGCACGAACTCTGCGCCTGGGCCGAGTCGCTGCTGCGCGACGGCGCGCCGCTGGCGCTGGACGTGCCCGGCCGGGCCGGCTGGGAGCTGCGCCTCGTCGTGCAAGGCGGACTGCGCGTATTGGAGAGAATCGCGCGCATGAATCATGCGACGATCAGCGCGCGCCCGACGCTGGGCGCCACCGACCTGCCCGCGCTGCTGTGGCGCGCGGCGACGATGCGCCGCCCACGATGA
- a CDS encoding efflux RND transporter periplasmic adaptor subunit: MRSFFVIPVAALLAVAALSACSRHEAPPEPVRAVRTVVLAQASAGGVQEYAAEVQARTESQLGFRVAGKLVRRQAEVGRHVAAGELLAQLDPQDLRLAQTAAQATMRSAQVNAEMAAADFKRFRELYEQGFISAAELDRRETTLKAARAQFEQARAEAGVQANQAAYSDLHASAAGIVTAVMAEPGAVLAAGTPVLRLAHDGPRDVVFAVPEDEVGRMRSMLGRPGAVRVRLWGRQDTMPATVREVAAAADAATRTFTVKADVGAGAAQLGQTASVLIEQPRVEGVAKLPLTAVVQVQGKTSVWVLDRATMTVRPQPVELGGTDGNSVVVASGLAPGAVVVTAGVHVLAPGQKVRLYEDTKR, translated from the coding sequence ATGAGATCTTTCTTCGTTATCCCGGTGGCGGCTTTGCTGGCGGTCGCCGCGTTGTCCGCCTGCTCGCGCCACGAGGCGCCACCCGAGCCGGTGCGTGCGGTGCGCACCGTCGTGCTGGCCCAGGCGAGCGCCGGCGGTGTGCAGGAGTACGCCGCCGAGGTCCAGGCGCGCACCGAGTCGCAGCTCGGCTTCCGCGTCGCCGGCAAGCTGGTGCGCCGCCAGGCCGAAGTCGGCCGGCACGTGGCCGCCGGCGAACTGCTGGCCCAGCTCGACCCGCAGGACCTGCGCCTGGCGCAGACCGCCGCCCAGGCGACGATGCGCTCGGCCCAGGTCAATGCCGAGATGGCCGCGGCCGACTTCAAGCGTTTCCGCGAGCTCTACGAACAAGGCTTCATCAGCGCCGCCGAACTCGACCGCCGCGAGACGACGCTGAAGGCCGCGCGGGCGCAGTTCGAGCAGGCGCGCGCCGAAGCCGGCGTGCAGGCCAACCAGGCCGCCTACAGCGACCTGCACGCCAGCGCGGCCGGCATCGTCACCGCGGTGATGGCCGAGCCGGGTGCGGTGCTCGCGGCCGGCACGCCGGTGCTGCGCCTGGCGCACGACGGCCCGCGCGACGTCGTTTTCGCCGTGCCCGAAGACGAGGTCGGCCGCATGCGCTCGATGCTCGGACGGCCGGGCGCCGTGCGCGTGCGGCTGTGGGGCCGCCAGGACACGATGCCGGCGACGGTGCGCGAAGTCGCCGCCGCCGCCGACGCGGCGACGCGCACTTTCACCGTCAAGGCCGACGTCGGCGCCGGCGCCGCCCAGCTCGGGCAGACCGCGTCGGTGCTGATCGAGCAGCCGCGTGTCGAAGGCGTCGCCAAGCTGCCGCTGACCGCCGTGGTGCAGGTCCAGGGCAAGACCTCGGTCTGGGTGCTCGACCGCGCGACGATGACCGTCAGGCCGCAGCCGGTGGAGCTCGGCGGCACCGACGGCAACAGCGTCGTCGTCGCCAGCGGCCTGGCCCCCGGTGCCGTCGTCGTGACGGCCGGCGTGCACGTGCTCGCCCCGGGCCAGAAGGTCCGCCTGTACGAGGACACGAAGCGCTGA
- the pbpG gene encoding D-alanyl-D-alanine endopeptidase, with translation MTAALTAIGALPLSAHAESASNKAKAAKTAKKPATGAARNAASAKTRSKTPVRSTKVVPARTVAKVAPHKPVVVAIEPAKASFGQIYGLHRTDDPLDLKSSVALVIDQDTDQVLLSKNPHAVLPIASITKLMTGLVVTEAHQSLDDVLTITQDDVDTEKGSSSRLLVGTQLTRGEMLHLALMSSENRAANALGRHYPGGLPAFVQAMNAKAQLLGMHDTRYVEPTGLSSNNQSSARDLAVLVKAAYQHPILRELTTSTDASVAVGRRQLQFHTTNGLVRNPSWDIGLQKTGYISEAGRCLVMQAQLAGRKLIMVLLDSAGKYSRIGDAERIRKWLTSDGSPVLQSGVKPASLSN, from the coding sequence GTGACGGCAGCTCTCACCGCCATCGGTGCGCTGCCTCTTTCGGCCCATGCGGAGAGCGCCAGCAACAAGGCGAAGGCCGCCAAGACCGCCAAGAAGCCGGCCACCGGCGCTGCGCGCAACGCCGCCTCGGCCAAGACCCGCAGCAAGACGCCGGTGCGCAGCACCAAGGTCGTCCCGGCACGCACCGTCGCCAAGGTCGCGCCGCACAAGCCGGTCGTCGTCGCCATCGAGCCCGCCAAGGCCTCGTTCGGCCAGATCTACGGCCTGCACCGCACCGACGATCCACTGGACCTGAAGTCCAGCGTCGCGCTCGTCATCGACCAGGACACCGACCAGGTCCTGCTGAGCAAGAACCCGCACGCCGTGCTGCCGATCGCGTCGATCACCAAGCTGATGACCGGCCTGGTCGTCACCGAGGCCCACCAGTCGCTCGACGACGTGCTGACGATCACCCAGGACGACGTCGACACCGAGAAGGGCAGCAGCTCGCGCCTGCTCGTCGGCACGCAGCTGACGCGTGGCGAGATGCTGCACCTGGCGCTGATGTCCTCCGAGAACCGCGCCGCCAACGCGCTGGGCCGCCACTATCCGGGCGGCCTGCCGGCGTTCGTGCAGGCGATGAACGCCAAGGCGCAGCTGCTGGGCATGCACGACACGCGCTACGTCGAGCCGACCGGCCTGTCCAGCAACAACCAGTCGAGCGCACGCGATCTCGCCGTGCTCGTCAAGGCCGCCTACCAGCACCCGATCCTGCGCGAGCTGACGACCTCGACCGACGCCAGCGTCGCCGTCGGCCGCCGCCAGCTCCAGTTCCACACGACCAACGGCCTGGTGCGCAACCCGAGCTGGGACATCGGCCTGCAGAAGACCGGCTACATCTCCGAGGCCGGCCGCTGTCTGGTGATGCAGGCCCAGCTCGCCGGGCGCAAGCTGATCATGGTGCTGCTCGACTCGGCCGGGAAGTACTCGCGCATCGGCGACGCCGAGCGCATCCGCAAGTGGCTGACGAGCGACGGCTCGCCGGTGCTGCAATCGGGCGTCAAGCCCGCCTCGCTCAGCAACTGA
- the hpnE gene encoding hydroxysqualene dehydroxylase HpnE gives MTRVAVIGAGWAGLAAAVRLAAAGAAVTVYEMAPRLGGRARSLADDAGGRLDNGQHILIGAYSRTLALMQDVGADPARLLARGPLVLRRADGGGLALPPGSPVPAFVRAVAGARGWSWPDKLSLLKTATGWAARGFRCAPETTVAALCSGLSPRVRAELIDPLCVAALNTPADEASGAVMLRVLRDALFGGAGAADLLLPRRPLSELLPEPASAWLQAHGAELRCASRVGAIAPTERGWQVDGERYDAVVLAATAVESARLSSAVAPDWSAAAAALRYEPIVTVYLDAPGQSLPSAMTTLREGPEAPAQFAFDHGRLGGTPGRSAWVVSGARPWIERGLDACGAAVLAQASPLLPGARLHRSVADKRATFRCTPGLRRPPARVAARLWAAGDYVEGPYPATLEGAVRAGEAAAAQTLAEIGAAQRRGRA, from the coding sequence GTGACGCGCGTCGCCGTCATCGGCGCCGGCTGGGCGGGGCTGGCCGCGGCCGTGCGGCTGGCCGCCGCCGGCGCCGCCGTCACGGTCTACGAGATGGCGCCTCGCCTCGGCGGCCGGGCGCGCAGCCTGGCCGACGATGCCGGCGGGCGCCTGGACAACGGCCAGCACATCCTGATCGGCGCCTACTCGCGCACGCTGGCGCTGATGCAGGACGTCGGCGCCGACCCGGCGCGGCTGCTCGCGCGCGGGCCGCTGGTGCTGCGCCGTGCCGATGGCGGCGGGCTGGCGCTGCCGCCGGGTTCGCCGGTGCCGGCTTTCGTGCGTGCGGTCGCCGGGGCGCGCGGCTGGAGCTGGCCCGACAAGCTGTCCTTGCTGAAGACGGCGACCGGCTGGGCGGCACGCGGCTTCCGCTGCGCGCCCGAGACCACCGTCGCGGCGCTGTGCAGCGGACTGTCGCCGCGCGTGCGCGCCGAGCTGATCGACCCGCTGTGCGTCGCCGCGCTGAACACGCCGGCCGACGAAGCCAGCGGCGCGGTGATGCTGCGTGTGCTGCGCGATGCCTTGTTCGGCGGCGCCGGTGCCGCCGATCTGCTGCTGCCGCGCCGGCCGCTGTCCGAGTTGCTGCCCGAGCCGGCCTCGGCCTGGCTGCAGGCGCACGGGGCCGAACTGCGCTGCGCGTCGAGGGTCGGCGCGATCGCGCCCACGGAGCGCGGCTGGCAGGTCGACGGCGAGCGCTACGACGCGGTCGTCCTGGCCGCCACGGCCGTCGAGTCGGCGCGCCTGAGCTCGGCGGTCGCGCCGGACTGGAGCGCCGCCGCCGCGGCCTTGCGCTACGAACCGATCGTCACCGTCTACCTCGATGCGCCGGGCCAGTCGCTGCCCTCGGCGATGACGACGCTGCGCGAAGGCCCCGAAGCGCCGGCGCAGTTCGCCTTCGACCACGGCCGGCTCGGCGGCACGCCGGGCCGCTCGGCCTGGGTCGTCAGCGGCGCCCGGCCCTGGATCGAACGCGGCCTGGACGCCTGCGGCGCCGCGGTGCTGGCCCAGGCGAGCCCGCTGCTGCCCGGCGCGCGCCTGCATCGCAGCGTCGCCGACAAACGCGCGACCTTCCGCTGCACGCCAGGGCTGCGACGTCCGCCGGCCCGCGTCGCGGCGCGACTCTGGGCCGCCGGCGACTACGTCGAGGGGCCTTATCCGGCGACGCTGGAAGGTGCGGTGCGGGCCGGCGAAGCCGCCGCCGCCCAAACGCTCGCCGAGATCGGCGCAGCGCAGCGCCGCGGACGGGCCTGA